A part of Helicobacter himalayensis genomic DNA contains:
- a CDS encoding tetraacyldisaccharide 4'-kinase: protein MRFIDSYFYNPTFWQKVLSLTLLPLSFLYAISALLRRKLSRYYDFNLPIISVGNLVLGGSGKTPFIIEVAKRYEKVVIISRGYKRQSKGLLIVSLWGRLQCGEKESGDEAYLLAKSVKNASVIVSKNRVEAIEKAKELGAKCIFLDDGFRFNFKKLNLILQPKLKPYFPFPIPSGMYREMPYLYKSADLLVREGIEYTREVAVENESERMLLLTAIANPSRLDEFLPKVVGKITLRDHARFDEEFLKSQIMHFQATSFLVTTKDEVKLQDMGFQLSVLCLKLHIKDEVLQAIDSYIKSFREYF from the coding sequence ATGCGTTTTATAGATTCTTATTTTTATAATCCGACATTTTGGCAAAAGGTGCTAAGTCTCACGCTTTTACCCCTCTCTTTTTTGTATGCAATCTCAGCGCTACTTCGCAGGAAGCTTTCACGCTATTATGATTTTAACCTTCCGATTATAAGCGTTGGGAATCTCGTGCTAGGTGGCAGTGGGAAGACGCCATTTATCATTGAAGTAGCCAAAAGATATGAAAAAGTAGTTATCATCTCAAGAGGTTACAAACGCCAAAGCAAAGGACTTTTAATCGTGAGCCTTTGGGGAAGGCTGCAATGTGGCGAAAAAGAATCTGGCGATGAAGCCTATCTTTTAGCAAAAAGCGTGAAAAATGCAAGCGTTATCGTCTCCAAAAACCGCGTAGAAGCAATAGAAAAAGCCAAAGAATTAGGTGCGAAATGTATTTTTTTGGATGATGGATTCCGTTTTAATTTTAAAAAGCTCAACCTCATCTTGCAACCAAAGCTTAAGCCCTACTTTCCCTTTCCTATTCCAAGTGGTATGTATCGCGAGATGCCCTATCTTTATAAGAGCGCGGATTTGCTCGTGCGCGAAGGCATAGAATACACGCGCGAGGTGGCGGTGGAGAATGAGAGCGAGCGTATGCTACTTTTGACAGCGATTGCCAATCCTTCGCGTTTAGATGAGTTTTTGCCAAAGGTGGTGGGGAAAATCACGTTGCGTGATCACGCGAGATTTGATGAGGAATTTTTGAAATCCCAAATCATGCATTTTCAAGCTACAAGTTTTCTTGTCACTACAAAAGATGAAGTAAAGCTTCAAGATATGGGCTTTCAACTTAGCGTGCTGTGCTTAAAGCTTCATATCAAAGATGAGGTGTTGCAGGCAATAGATTCTTATATAAAAAGTTTTAGAGAATATTTTTAG